The Polymorphobacter megasporae genome window below encodes:
- a CDS encoding quinone-dependent dihydroorotate dehydrogenase: protein MHGGAVFDLIRPALFRIDPERAHELTITALEWGLGPRDRRDDPLLATIIAGLALPNPVGLAAGFDKDARVPGAMLRLGFGFVEVGTVTPRPQVGNAKPRIFRLVADKAVINRLGFNNGGVAAAVARLGAKRPTGVIGLNIGANKDSVDRIADYVAGTIAVRDVADYITVNISSPNTPGLRGLQDPGELTALIAAVLGEARRVPVFVKVAPDLDPDEIDGIARVALDGKVAGLIVSNTTLARPGIASPEAGGLSGAPLFAPSTEILRVFARATGKALPLIGAGGVATGAHAYAKLRAGASAVQLYTGLVYGGPGIVGRIKIDLANLLRRDGFAAVADVVGLDA, encoded by the coding sequence GTGCATGGTGGCGCGGTGTTCGACCTGATCCGCCCCGCGCTTTTCCGCATCGACCCAGAACGTGCGCACGAATTGACGATCACGGCGCTCGAATGGGGACTTGGCCCGCGCGATCGCCGCGACGACCCGCTGCTTGCGACGATCATCGCCGGTCTCGCGCTGCCGAACCCGGTTGGGCTGGCAGCCGGGTTCGACAAGGACGCGCGGGTGCCCGGCGCGATGCTGCGACTGGGCTTCGGCTTCGTCGAGGTCGGAACCGTCACCCCGCGCCCGCAAGTCGGCAACGCCAAGCCGCGCATCTTCCGCCTCGTCGCCGACAAAGCGGTGATCAATCGGCTGGGCTTCAATAACGGCGGCGTCGCGGCAGCGGTCGCGCGGCTCGGGGCGAAGCGTCCGACGGGCGTGATCGGCCTCAACATCGGTGCGAACAAGGACAGCGTCGACCGCATCGCCGACTATGTTGCCGGGACGATCGCGGTCCGCGACGTCGCCGATTACATCACCGTCAACATCTCGTCGCCGAATACGCCGGGGCTGCGCGGCCTGCAGGACCCCGGCGAACTCACCGCCTTGATCGCCGCCGTGCTCGGCGAGGCGCGCCGCGTACCGGTGTTCGTCAAGGTTGCGCCCGATCTCGACCCCGACGAGATCGACGGCATCGCCCGCGTCGCGCTCGACGGCAAGGTCGCCGGGCTCATCGTGTCGAACACGACGCTCGCGCGTCCGGGCATCGCGAGCCCCGAGGCCGGCGGCTTGTCGGGCGCGCCGCTGTTCGCCCCGTCGACCGAAATCCTCCGCGTCTTCGCCCGCGCTACCGGCAAGGCGTTGCCGCTGATCGGCGCGGGCGGAGTCGCGACGGGGGCGCACGCTTACGCCAAGCTCCGCGCCGGGGCGAGCGCGGTCCAGCTTTACACTGGGCTGGTCTATGGCGGCCCGGGGATCGTCGGGCGAATCAAGATCGACCTTGCAAACCTCCTTCGCCGCGACGGCTTTGCCGCAGTCGCCGATGTGGTGGGGTTGGACGCTTGA
- a CDS encoding efflux RND transporter periplasmic adaptor subunit — protein MTPRPILLLMLVAGCSGTAPPKPKAALTVATETAALTDYSPRLTVLGTVTPLQSVAVRTRVDGQVTAVLFREGQTVRAGQPLFRLDDRAVRAGLEQNRAAMASAAATRLQAAADLKRSEALVNSGFVTKATIELKQAAADTAAANIGGAAAAISAGQTALSYLTVRAPVAGRTGEINFKTGATVRTADVLPLVTVNQLSPILVRFAVPPEQIQPLRSALAAGPVTVVARVHDSTTPIATGKLVFLDNSVDANTGSLAAKAEFGNAGDALWPGALVDIDVPLGGTAQRIAVPEAAVQNGPDFTFVWTVPATGAATMTKVVVAGRSGGKAYLTSGLSPGAVVVTDALAKLRDGDKVKIKPAKASGDAAA, from the coding sequence ATGACCCCCAGGCCGATCCTCCTACTGATGCTTGTCGCGGGTTGCAGCGGGACGGCTCCGCCGAAGCCGAAAGCGGCGCTGACGGTCGCGACCGAGACGGCAGCGCTCACCGATTATTCGCCGCGCCTCACGGTCCTCGGTACCGTCACCCCGCTGCAATCGGTCGCAGTCCGGACGCGGGTCGACGGCCAGGTCACCGCCGTCCTGTTCCGCGAGGGCCAGACCGTCCGCGCCGGACAGCCGCTGTTCCGCCTCGACGACCGTGCGGTTCGCGCCGGGCTCGAGCAGAACCGCGCGGCGATGGCGAGCGCGGCGGCCACCCGCCTCCAGGCCGCCGCCGACCTCAAGCGCAGCGAAGCCTTGGTCAACAGCGGCTTTGTCACCAAGGCGACGATCGAATTGAAGCAGGCGGCGGCCGATACCGCGGCGGCGAACATCGGGGGCGCAGCGGCGGCGATCTCGGCCGGGCAGACCGCATTGTCGTATCTCACCGTTCGCGCGCCGGTCGCCGGGCGGACCGGGGAGATCAACTTTAAGACCGGGGCGACGGTGCGGACCGCCGACGTCCTGCCGCTCGTGACGGTCAACCAGCTGTCGCCGATCCTCGTCCGTTTCGCCGTGCCGCCCGAACAGATCCAGCCGCTGCGCTCGGCGCTCGCGGCGGGGCCGGTGACGGTCGTCGCGCGGGTCCACGACAGCACGACGCCGATCGCGACCGGCAAGCTCGTCTTCCTCGACAACAGCGTCGACGCCAATACCGGCTCGCTCGCGGCGAAGGCCGAATTTGGGAACGCCGGCGATGCGTTGTGGCCCGGTGCGCTGGTCGACATCGACGTCCCGCTTGGCGGCACCGCGCAGCGGATCGCAGTTCCCGAGGCGGCGGTCCAGAACGGCCCCGACTTCACCTTCGTCTGGACCGTTCCCGCGACCGGAGCGGCGACGATGACCAAGGTCGTCGTGGCCGGGCGCAGCGGCGGCAAGGCGTATCTCACGAGCGGCCTGAGCCCCGGCGCGGTCGTCGTGACCGACGCGCTCGCCAAGCTTCGCGACGGCGACAAGGTCAAGATCAAGCCGGCGAAAGCGAGTGGCGACGCCGCCGCATGA
- a CDS encoding tetratricopeptide repeat protein, whose amino-acid sequence MRALLPLMLVTLVAAAPARPPLEAQRYRECLALAQSDPAQAIDKATQWRGAGGGVPARHCLALAQGQKGDFAGAATTLAGAAQAAEAENDPHAADLWGQAGNAAMLAKQNSTAISDFASGIAVAGSEPTRLAALLTDRSRALVDANRTTEARSDLTRATSLDPSAVPGWLLLATLERRLKDLPAAERAILEAAKREPTDPDVALEAGNIAGAQGRTDLARAEWKKVVDGAPGSEAAAAAAKSLALNPS is encoded by the coding sequence ATGCGCGCGCTGCTCCCGTTGATGCTCGTCACCCTCGTGGCCGCCGCGCCCGCCCGGCCGCCGCTCGAGGCGCAGCGCTACCGCGAATGCCTTGCCCTCGCGCAGAGCGATCCGGCGCAGGCGATCGACAAGGCGACGCAGTGGCGCGGTGCGGGCGGCGGAGTGCCGGCGCGCCACTGCCTCGCGCTCGCACAGGGGCAAAAGGGCGACTTCGCCGGCGCGGCGACGACGCTCGCCGGGGCGGCACAGGCCGCCGAAGCCGAGAATGATCCGCACGCCGCCGACCTGTGGGGGCAGGCGGGCAACGCCGCGATGCTGGCGAAGCAGAATTCGACCGCGATCAGCGACTTCGCCTCGGGGATCGCGGTCGCGGGCTCGGAGCCGACGCGGCTCGCGGCGCTGCTGACCGACCGGTCGCGCGCTTTGGTCGACGCGAACCGCACCACCGAGGCACGGTCCGACCTGACCCGGGCGACGTCGCTCGACCCGTCGGCGGTCCCCGGCTGGCTGCTGCTGGCGACGCTCGAGCGCCGGTTGAAGGACCTGCCTGCTGCCGAAAGGGCGATCCTCGAAGCCGCGAAGCGCGAGCCGACCGACCCCGACGTCGCGCTCGAAGCGGGCAATATTGCCGGGGCGCAGGGCCGCACCGACCTCGCGCGGGCCGAGTGGAAGAAGGTCGTCGACGGCGCACCGGGGTCGGAAGCCGCGGCCGCTGCGGCGAAGTCGCTCGCGCTGAATCCGTCGTAG
- the ggt gene encoding gamma-glutamyltransferase yields the protein MKHFVSALALFALVPAVTAAKAPAAPQAMVSAADPRAAAAGITMLKAGGNAMDAIAATLLALTVVEPQSSGIGGGGFLVYQPVGSSTPATFDGREKAPASATDKLFLLPDGTPQPYREAIPGGRSVGVPGNVAMIKLAHDKYGKLPWAKLFEPAIALARGGYDITPRMASAIAERAKTLARTPDAAALFLHADLTPKTAGEHIVNERLAKTFEAIAANGPDAFYKGPVAAAVVAAVTLAPTNKSNMTMADMAAYRAKARAPVCGAYRSYRVCSMGPPSAGGIAVVAMLGQLEGFDMAKLGKDSPVAWHLFAESERLAFADRAAYGGDADFVEVPTAGLISPGYIKARGKLISATKAMAHAAPGTPPGAPVRHAPPSREIPATTDFAVADRAGNVASLTSTVEGAFGSSLVANGFVLNNELTDFDFAPEIAGEKVANRVQGGKRPRSSMSPAIVYDKAGKVVLVVGAAGGPTIPAQVAKAIVGVLDWHLNIQDAIALPLIFTNDDTLVLEKGTMLGAMEPALVAMGHKTVQYPLGLKANGIERIAGGWRGGADPRSEGVALGL from the coding sequence GTGAAGCATTTCGTCTCGGCGCTGGCACTGTTCGCGCTCGTTCCAGCGGTTACCGCTGCCAAGGCCCCCGCCGCGCCGCAGGCGATGGTCTCCGCCGCCGACCCGCGCGCCGCTGCCGCCGGGATCACGATGCTCAAGGCGGGGGGCAATGCGATGGATGCGATCGCGGCGACGCTGCTCGCGCTGACCGTCGTCGAGCCGCAATCGTCTGGCATCGGCGGCGGCGGCTTCCTCGTCTATCAGCCGGTCGGCAGTTCGACCCCCGCGACCTTCGACGGACGCGAGAAGGCCCCGGCGTCGGCGACCGACAAGCTGTTCCTCCTGCCCGACGGCACGCCGCAGCCATACCGCGAGGCGATTCCCGGCGGACGCAGCGTGGGGGTTCCCGGCAACGTCGCGATGATCAAGCTGGCGCACGATAAATACGGCAAGCTACCGTGGGCAAAGCTGTTCGAACCCGCGATCGCCCTCGCGCGCGGCGGCTATGACATCACCCCGCGGATGGCGAGCGCGATCGCCGAGCGGGCGAAGACACTCGCGCGCACCCCCGACGCCGCCGCATTGTTCCTCCACGCCGACCTGACGCCGAAGACTGCGGGCGAGCATATCGTCAACGAACGCCTCGCAAAGACCTTCGAGGCGATCGCCGCGAACGGACCCGATGCCTTCTACAAGGGTCCGGTCGCGGCGGCGGTCGTCGCCGCGGTGACGTTGGCCCCGACGAACAAGTCGAACATGACGATGGCCGACATGGCGGCGTATCGCGCCAAGGCGCGGGCGCCGGTGTGCGGCGCGTACCGCAGCTACCGCGTCTGCTCGATGGGGCCGCCGTCGGCGGGCGGGATCGCCGTCGTTGCGATGCTCGGCCAGCTCGAAGGCTTCGACATGGCCAAGCTCGGCAAGGACAGCCCGGTCGCGTGGCACTTGTTCGCCGAGAGCGAGCGCCTCGCCTTCGCCGACCGCGCGGCGTACGGCGGCGACGCCGATTTCGTCGAGGTGCCGACCGCCGGGCTGATCTCGCCGGGGTACATCAAGGCGCGCGGCAAGTTGATCAGCGCGACCAAGGCGATGGCCCATGCCGCGCCGGGGACCCCGCCGGGAGCCCCCGTCCGTCACGCGCCGCCGTCGCGTGAGATCCCCGCGACGACCGACTTCGCCGTCGCCGACCGCGCGGGCAATGTCGCGTCGCTGACCTCGACCGTCGAGGGGGCGTTCGGCTCGTCGCTGGTGGCGAACGGTTTCGTCCTCAACAATGAACTCACCGACTTCGATTTTGCCCCCGAGATCGCCGGGGAGAAGGTCGCCAACCGGGTGCAGGGCGGCAAGCGCCCGCGCTCGTCGATGTCGCCCGCGATCGTCTACGACAAAGCCGGGAAGGTCGTCCTCGTCGTCGGCGCGGCAGGCGGGCCGACGATTCCGGCGCAGGTGGCGAAGGCAATCGTCGGCGTCCTCGACTGGCATCTGAACATCCAGGACGCGATCGCGCTGCCGCTGATTTTCACCAACGACGACACGCTGGTCCTTGAAAAGGGGACGATGCTGGGGGCGATGGAGCCTGCGCTCGTCGCGATGGGGCATAAGACGGTGCAATATCCGCTCGGCCTCAAGGCGAACGGAATCGAACGGATCGCCGGCGGCTGGCGCGGCGGCGCCGATCCGCGCAGCGAAGGCGTCGCGCTGGGGTTATAG
- a CDS encoding PadR family transcriptional regulator: MMHFRGMGRHGHGGPGRGRGGPGGGRMFQHGDLRLLILALIAEAPRHGYEIIREIESRLGGAYAPSPGVVYPTLTMLEELGFATSETTEGSKRQYTITDAGTANLAENQATVDAIFAKIEDAGSGPDFGPRILRAMANLRFALKLRLGRGGVDDSAAAKIAAALDAAAAEIERS; the protein is encoded by the coding sequence ATGATGCATTTTCGCGGAATGGGCCGCCACGGTCACGGCGGACCCGGGCGCGGACGCGGCGGCCCGGGTGGCGGCCGGATGTTCCAGCACGGCGACCTTCGCCTGCTGATCCTCGCGCTGATCGCCGAGGCCCCGCGCCACGGCTACGAGATCATCCGGGAGATCGAGAGTCGCCTCGGCGGGGCGTATGCGCCGTCGCCCGGCGTCGTCTACCCGACGCTAACGATGCTCGAGGAGCTCGGTTTCGCCACCTCGGAAACCACCGAGGGCAGCAAGCGCCAGTATACGATCACCGACGCCGGCACCGCCAACCTCGCCGAAAACCAGGCGACGGTCGACGCGATTTTCGCCAAGATCGAAGACGCCGGCAGCGGCCCCGACTTTGGCCCACGCATCCTTCGCGCGATGGCCAACCTTCGTTTCGCGCTCAAGCTTCGGCTCGGCCGCGGCGGGGTCGACGACAGCGCGGCGGCGAAGATCGCGGCGGCGCTCGATGCCGCTGCCGCAGAAATCGAGCGGAGCTAG
- a CDS encoding 4Fe-4S dicluster domain-containing protein — translation MIAGKDAGCKQPPGVLAPRIDATRCEGKADCVVVCPYDVFVVRKLDASERRALPLVARLKVWVHGGEQGFVVNPNQCHGCGLCVAACPEKAISLTRLVAEMG, via the coding sequence ATGATCGCCGGCAAGGACGCGGGATGCAAGCAACCGCCCGGCGTCCTTGCGCCGCGAATCGACGCAACGCGATGCGAGGGCAAGGCGGATTGCGTCGTCGTCTGTCCGTATGACGTCTTCGTGGTCCGCAAGCTCGACGCCAGCGAGCGTCGTGCCCTTCCGCTCGTGGCGCGCCTGAAAGTCTGGGTCCACGGCGGCGAGCAAGGCTTCGTCGTCAACCCCAACCAGTGTCACGGTTGCGGGCTCTGCGTCGCCGCATGTCCGGAAAAAGCAATCAGCCTGACGCGCCTCGTCGCCGAAATGGGCTGA
- the gloB gene encoding hydroxyacylglutathione hydrolase codes for MMEIVQIAVLNDNYVYLVHDGDETVVIDPAVAEPVLTAAEARGWTITQILNTHWHPDHTGGNLAIKAATGCRITGPAGEAAKIPGIDRAVAEGDTVQVGSVTGRVIDVPGHTAGHNAYYFADAGVLFCGDTLFALGCGRLFEGTPAQMSVSLAKLMALPDDTLVYCAHEYTQSNARFAVTVEPANTALASRVIDIDAARAAGKPTVPSTIGLERATNPFTRARSVAEFATRRGAKDAFR; via the coding sequence GTGATGGAAATCGTCCAGATCGCGGTGCTCAACGACAATTACGTCTATCTCGTGCACGACGGCGACGAGACCGTCGTGATCGACCCCGCGGTCGCGGAGCCGGTTCTCACGGCGGCAGAAGCGCGCGGCTGGACGATCACGCAGATATTGAACACCCACTGGCACCCCGACCACACCGGCGGCAATTTGGCGATCAAGGCCGCGACCGGGTGCCGGATCACCGGCCCTGCAGGCGAGGCGGCGAAGATTCCCGGCATCGACCGCGCGGTCGCCGAGGGCGACACGGTGCAGGTCGGCTCGGTGACGGGCCGTGTGATCGACGTCCCCGGCCATACCGCCGGGCATAATGCGTATTACTTTGCGGATGCGGGCGTCCTGTTCTGCGGCGACACGCTGTTCGCGCTCGGCTGCGGGCGGCTGTTCGAGGGGACGCCGGCGCAGATGTCGGTCAGCTTGGCCAAGCTGATGGCGCTGCCCGACGATACGCTTGTCTATTGCGCGCACGAATATACCCAGTCGAATGCGCGCTTTGCGGTCACCGTCGAGCCCGCAAATACCGCGCTCGCCAGCCGCGTGATCGACATCGACGCGGCGCGCGCGGCGGGGAAGCCGACGGTGCCGTCGACGATCGGGCTTGAACGCGCGACCAATCCGTTCACCCGCGCACGCTCGGTCGCCGAGTTCGCGACCCGCCGCGGAGCGAAGGATGCGTTCCGCTGA
- a CDS encoding DUF427 domain-containing protein, translating to MVKAVWNDTVIAESNDTVVVENNHYFPIQSVAPGILSPTKTTSICPWKGTAEYHSVNAAGKTNVDAAWYYAEPKAAAAEIKGRVAFWKGVKVS from the coding sequence ATGGTCAAGGCAGTCTGGAACGACACGGTCATCGCGGAATCGAACGACACCGTGGTCGTCGAGAACAACCATTATTTCCCGATTCAGTCGGTCGCGCCGGGCATTCTGTCGCCGACCAAGACAACCAGCATCTGCCCGTGGAAGGGGACCGCCGAATATCATTCGGTAAATGCTGCCGGCAAGACCAATGTCGATGCCGCTTGGTATTATGCCGAACCGAAGGCGGCCGCAGCCGAAATCAAGGGCCGCGTCGCCTTCTGGAAGGGCGTCAAGGTCAGCTGA
- a CDS encoding VOC family protein: MKYLHTMVRVTDIDASLAFYKLLGLAEIKRIDNERGRFTLVFLAAPGDSAAQVELTHNWDPEDYTGGRNFGHLAYAVDDIYDTCARLADGGVTINRPPRDGHMAFVRSPDGISVELLQAGGAKPPAEPWASMPNTGVW; this comes from the coding sequence ATGAAATATCTCCACACGATGGTCCGCGTTACCGACATCGACGCCAGCCTCGCTTTCTACAAATTGCTCGGGCTCGCGGAGATCAAGCGGATCGACAACGAGCGCGGGCGTTTCACCCTCGTCTTCCTCGCCGCGCCGGGCGACAGCGCCGCGCAGGTCGAATTGACCCATAATTGGGACCCCGAGGATTATACCGGCGGGCGCAATTTCGGACACCTCGCCTACGCCGTCGACGACATCTACGACACCTGCGCGCGGCTCGCCGACGGCGGCGTGACGATCAACCGTCCGCCGCGCGACGGCCACATGGCGTTCGTCCGCTCACCCGACGGCATCTCGGTCGAACTCCTCCAGGCGGGCGGCGCCAAGCCCCCTGCCGAGCCGTGGGCGTCGATGCCGAACACCGGCGTCTGGTGA
- a CDS encoding DUF2218 domain-containing protein, translated as MDSVATIPTANGSKYLQQLCKHWSHKFEVSFDPAAGTIPFPTSVLHLAASPEALTLTLTAPDAAVFDRMEGVVIEHLQRFAFREELKADWVRA; from the coding sequence ATGGACAGCGTCGCGACGATCCCGACCGCGAATGGGTCGAAGTATCTCCAGCAACTGTGCAAGCACTGGAGCCATAAGTTCGAGGTCAGCTTCGACCCCGCCGCCGGGACGATCCCGTTCCCGACGTCGGTGCTTCACCTCGCGGCCAGCCCCGAGGCATTGACCCTGACGCTCACCGCCCCCGATGCGGCGGTGTTTGACCGGATGGAGGGGGTGGTGATCGAACACCTCCAGCGGTTTGCCTTTCGCGAGGAGCTGAAGGCCGACTGGGTGCGGGCATGA
- a CDS encoding alpha/beta fold hydrolase, with protein MTPPDTLDHDGVALAYRWQPGAGPTVVFLPGYMSDMSGSKAEALAVWAERRGRGFLRLDYSGCGASGGDFADGTISRWADDALAVIDAVSPGTVVLVGSSMGAWIALRIALARPETVAAVVTIAGAPDFTDWGLDLSAADDAAIARDGFVARASLYGAPYRYYAGLIAEGAVSRVLGGEIAIDCRVRLLHGQADPDVPWHLSLDVASALRSSNVQVTLIKDGDHRLSRPQDLALLSATLDALEA; from the coding sequence ATGACGCCTCCCGACACCCTCGACCACGACGGCGTCGCGCTCGCCTATCGCTGGCAGCCCGGCGCGGGGCCGACGGTCGTCTTCCTCCCCGGCTATATGTCCGACATGAGCGGGAGCAAGGCCGAGGCGCTGGCGGTCTGGGCGGAGCGACGGGGGAGGGGCTTTCTGCGCCTCGACTATTCGGGGTGCGGGGCGAGTGGGGGCGACTTCGCCGACGGCACGATCTCGCGCTGGGCCGACGACGCGCTCGCGGTGATCGACGCGGTCTCGCCCGGGACGGTGGTCCTCGTCGGCTCGTCGATGGGGGCGTGGATCGCACTGCGGATCGCGCTCGCCCGGCCCGAAACGGTCGCGGCAGTGGTGACGATCGCGGGAGCACCCGATTTCACCGACTGGGGGCTCGACCTGAGCGCTGCCGACGACGCCGCGATCGCCCGCGACGGCTTCGTGGCACGTGCCAGCCTCTATGGGGCGCCGTACCGCTACTACGCCGGGCTGATCGCCGAAGGAGCCGTCAGCCGCGTCCTCGGCGGTGAAATCGCGATCGATTGCCGGGTCCGCCTGCTCCACGGGCAGGCCGACCCCGACGTGCCGTGGCATCTTAGCCTCGACGTCGCTTCCGCCTTGCGTTCATCGAACGTGCAGGTGACTCTGATCAAGGACGGTGACCACCGCCTGTCGCGGCCGCAGGATCTTGCCCTTCTGAGCGCGACACTCGACGCCCTGGAGGCCTGA
- a CDS encoding AMP-dependent synthetase/ligase, whose product MTTTPASFAARADAATNLVLHFFDQADLYGDEPFLWHKSDGAWRSISWRETARRIAAMAAALKAIGIKRGDRVVIVSENRPEWLIADHAIMAAGAITVPTYVTNTGADHLHILDNSGAVAAIVSTAKLAATLMPAVFRAEACRIVIGIEALRIGQESGTALFDWAALIASQPGDVAAVRAGITAGRPDLACLIYTSGTGGVPRGVKQHHGAILQNVAAASSIIETDFPLPADGARDSFLSFLPLSHAYEHTCGQFVAIGLGASIHYAEGLEKLAANMEEVRPTIMVVVPRLFEVLRARICKQVEKQGGTAITLLNNALRLGRKRYDRGGTLPLLDRPLDAILDATIRKRVQGRFGGRLKTLVSGGAPLNPDVGLFFASLGVSVCQGYGQTEAGPLIACNRPRARIKMNTVGPPLAGVELKIAADGEILVRGELVMDGYWMNDVESHRALQDGWLLTGDIGKIDADGHLVITDRKKDILVNDKGDNISPARVEGMLTLQPEILQAMVHGDRRPYLVGVVVADPEWAIGWARDMGMPGDVAKLHAEPEFARALMAAVDRVNARVATVEKVRRVIVADAPFSVENAQMTPSLKIRRHAIEAVYGEKLDRLYS is encoded by the coding sequence ATGACGACTACTCCCGCCTCCTTCGCCGCGCGCGCGGACGCCGCGACCAACCTCGTCCTGCACTTTTTCGACCAGGCCGACCTCTACGGCGATGAGCCGTTCCTGTGGCACAAGAGCGATGGCGCATGGCGGTCGATCTCGTGGCGCGAGACCGCGCGGCGGATCGCGGCGATGGCGGCGGCGCTCAAGGCGATCGGGATCAAGCGTGGCGACCGCGTCGTCATCGTCAGCGAGAACCGCCCCGAATGGCTGATCGCCGACCATGCGATCATGGCAGCAGGTGCGATCACGGTGCCGACCTATGTCACCAATACCGGCGCCGACCACCTCCACATCCTCGACAACAGCGGCGCGGTCGCGGCGATCGTCTCGACCGCAAAACTTGCCGCGACGCTGATGCCGGCGGTGTTCCGCGCCGAGGCGTGCCGCATCGTCATCGGCATCGAGGCGCTGCGGATCGGCCAGGAGTCGGGGACCGCGCTCTTCGACTGGGCGGCGCTGATCGCGAGCCAGCCCGGCGACGTTGCGGCGGTCCGCGCCGGAATCACTGCCGGGCGCCCTGACCTCGCCTGCCTGATCTATACCAGCGGTACCGGCGGCGTGCCGCGTGGGGTCAAGCAGCACCACGGCGCGATCCTGCAGAACGTCGCCGCCGCGAGCAGCATCATCGAGACCGACTTTCCACTCCCCGCCGACGGCGCACGCGATTCGTTCCTGTCGTTCCTGCCGCTCAGCCACGCCTACGAACACACCTGCGGGCAGTTCGTCGCGATCGGGCTCGGCGCGTCGATCCATTATGCCGAGGGGCTCGAAAAGCTCGCGGCGAACATGGAGGAGGTCCGCCCGACGATCATGGTGGTCGTGCCGCGGCTGTTCGAGGTGCTCCGCGCGCGAATCTGCAAGCAGGTCGAAAAGCAGGGCGGCACCGCGATCACTTTGCTCAACAATGCGCTGCGGCTCGGGCGCAAACGCTACGACCGCGGCGGCACGCTCCCGCTGCTCGATCGCCCGCTCGACGCGATCCTCGACGCGACGATCCGCAAGCGGGTGCAGGGGCGCTTCGGCGGGCGGTTGAAGACTTTGGTGTCGGGCGGCGCGCCGCTCAACCCCGACGTCGGGCTGTTCTTCGCCTCATTGGGCGTGTCGGTGTGCCAAGGGTACGGCCAGACCGAGGCGGGGCCGCTGATCGCGTGCAACCGCCCGCGCGCACGGATCAAGATGAACACCGTCGGGCCGCCGCTCGCGGGGGTCGAATTGAAGATCGCGGCCGACGGGGAGATCCTCGTCCGTGGCGAACTGGTGATGGACGGCTATTGGATGAACGATGTCGAGAGCCATCGCGCGCTCCAGGACGGCTGGCTGCTGACCGGCGACATCGGCAAGATCGACGCCGACGGGCATCTCGTCATCACCGACCGCAAGAAGGACATTCTCGTCAACGACAAGGGCGACAATATCTCACCCGCGCGGGTCGAGGGGATGCTGACGCTCCAGCCCGAAATCCTCCAGGCGATGGTCCACGGCGACCGGCGGCCGTATCTGGTCGGGGTCGTCGTCGCCGATCCCGAATGGGCGATCGGCTGGGCGCGCGACATGGGCATGCCGGGCGACGTCGCGAAGCTCCACGCCGAACCCGAATTCGCCCGCGCGCTGATGGCGGCGGTCGACCGGGTCAACGCCCGCGTCGCGACGGTCGAAAAGGTCCGCCGGGTGATCGTCGCCGATGCGCCGTTCTCGGTCGAGAACGCGCAGATGACGCCGTCGCTGAAGATTCGGCGGCATGCGATCGAGGCGGTCTACGGGGAAAAGCTCGATCGGTTGTACAGCTAA